A window of Hymenobacter siberiensis genomic DNA:
GATGTTGCGGGCAATATTTGGGTCGGCCAGAAAGTGCTGGCCCAGGTGCTTTTTGGGGCGAACGGTATTCACGAGGTTTGGGCGTAAGGAAATAACAGAACGTCATGCTGAGCGCAGCCGCAGCATCTCTACCACTTCGTTGCATCAGTAATAGTTACTTGCGCGGTAGAGATGCTTCGGCTGCGCTCAGCATGACGTTCCAATTAACAACGCCAAAAAAACCTCGCTACCTAAACAGTACCTTGCGGCCTCAAATCTACGGCCTTCATCCCCGCTTATGTTCTTAGCCCTCGCTCACGCGGCCGCCGCGCCGGCCCAGTCCACGCAGGTTTTCATCCTGCCCACTGGCACCACCACCCTGCCCAAAGCCGCTGCCGGCGACTTGCCCACCGCCGCCCTGCAGTACGTGGAGGCCGCCCTGGCCAACGACCAGAAACTCGTTCACCTCAATCATTTCAGCCATCACCACTACTTCGTGGTGCTCGCCGATAAGCCCACCGCCCCCCAGGTAGCCGAGCAGCTGCGCCGCGCCGGCCACACCCTGCACGGCCAACTGAAAGCCGAAAAAGTCGCTGAGGTTTTCATCGAAAATCTCAGCACCACCGCCAACGCCGCGCTACTACTAGCCGAAGGCCTGGCCCTGACCGCCTATCAGTTCGAGGGCTACAAAACCGACGAGAAGTCGCGCAAAGCTCCCGAATTGAAAGAAGTTTACCTGGTCGATAAATCCGCCACTGCGGCCCAGATTCACGAGCTCGATGGCCTGCTGCAAGGCGTGCTCCTGGCCCGCGACCTCGTCAACGCCCCGCTCAATAAGCTGAACGCCGTGCAGTTTGCCGAGCGCATGGCCCAGGCCGGCGACGAAGCCGGCTACACCACCGACATCCTCGACCTGGCCAAAATTGAAGCCCTGCGTATGGGCGGCCTGCTGGCCGTCAACCTCGGTTCGCCCGAGCCGCCCACGTTCAGCATCCTCGAATACAAGCCCAAAAACGCCCAGAATGAGAAGC
This region includes:
- a CDS encoding leucyl aminopeptidase family protein, with the translated sequence MFLALAHAAAAPAQSTQVFILPTGTTTLPKAAAGDLPTAALQYVEAALANDQKLVHLNHFSHHHYFVVLADKPTAPQVAEQLRRAGHTLHGQLKAEKVAEVFIENLSTTANAALLLAEGLALTAYQFEGYKTDEKSRKAPELKEVYLVDKSATAAQIHELDGLLQGVLLARDLVNAPLNKLNAVQFAERMAQAGDEAGYTTDILDLAKIEALRMGGLLAVNLGSPEPPTFSILEYKPKNAQNEKPYVLVGKGVVFDTGGLSLKPTPNSMDMMKCDMAGGAAVAGTLFALAKNQVPLYVIGLVPATDNRPGGLAYAPGDVITMHSGLTVEVKNTDAEGRLLLADALSFAKRYEPELVIDLATLTGAAVRALATEASASMGTAEPATLQKLSEAGYAVHERLVEFPLWDEYADHIKSDIADLSNLGKGEAGHISAAKFLERFAVGYPWIHLDIAGPAYLTAAESYRGKGGTGTGVRLLYEFLTKQLA